GTCGAACCCGAAGCCGTCGCCGCCGAAGTACAGGTACTCCACGGTGGCCACGGTGTACTCGCGCTTCGGGTCCAGGGGCTTGCCCTTGCTGTCCTTGAACTTGTTCTTCCCGGCCGCCGTGAAGCCGGAGATGACGGCCTCGGGGTTGGCGAGCTGCTGGGCCAGGTCCCCGCCCTTCACCTTGGCGATGACCAGCGAGTTCTCGAACGGCAGCACCGAGTAGATGCTGCCCAGGGTGATGGGCCCCGGGGGCAGGTCCTGGCGCAGGCCCTTCTTGTTGAGCACGGCCGCGTCGGTGCCGAGCACCTCGCGCATGGAGCCGGCGATCCAGCGCACCATCTCCTTGGAGTCCTGCTTCAGGCCCTTCTTGGAGAAGCCGATCTGCTCGCCCAGGCGCTGGTCGAGCTGCTGCTTGAAGCCGTTGATGATCTGCGCCGTCTGGGAGTCCGGCGCCGGGGCGCCCGCGCCCGCGGGCACCGCGATGAGCTTCGTGTCCAGCGCGGAGACCTTCTGCCCGGCGGGCTTCTTCGCATCGAAGGTGATGTGGGCGCGCAGGTACTTGTCGAGCCCGCGGCTGATGGAGGCGATGGCCGTCTCGCCCACCTTCGCCGTCTCGAACGGCTGGGCGCACCGGCCGCCGCCCACCACCAGCGCCAGCTTCCAATCCGCGTGCTTCTCCACGATGGGCTGCAGCTCGGAGGGGCACGCGTCGGCCACCACCACCAGCACATCGGCGCCCGCCGCCTGCGCCTGGGGCACCGCGGCCGTGAGCGCCTCCTCGTAGCCGATGAGCTCCAGGCCCTCGGCCCGGCCCGCCATCGCCGCGGACACCGTCTTGGTGGAGGCCAGGCCCACCACGCCCACCTTCAGGCCGCGCCGCTCGAACACCTGGAAGGCGGGGACCTTGAAGTCCTTGGCCAGCGCCTCGTCCTTCACGCGCAGGTTGGCCGCCAGGAACGGGAAGCCGCCGATGGTGGCGTTCTTGAGGAACTGCTCCCGCCCGAAGTCCAGCTCGTGGTTGCCCAGCGCGGAGGCCGCATAGCCCAGCCGCCGCATGACCGCCGAGGTGGTCTCCCCCAGGAAGAAGGAGGAGAGGGCCGGACCGTTCCAGTTGTCACCCGTGGAGAGCACCAGCGTGCCGGCGTCCTTGCACTCGGGCTGGCCCTCGGCGAGCGGCGTGGGACAGTGCTTCTCCTCGGCCACCCAGCGGCCGAGAATCTCCGCCGCGCCGCCCTTGAGCTGATCTCCCTCGCCCGTGGGCAGCAGCTGCCCCCCCACACCGCCCGTCACCAGGAGGGTCACTTCCGGCGGCACCGCGGGGGCCGCGGGGCCCGCGTCCTGCGCCACCGGGGCGGGCTTGGGCGCGGGAGGCTGGGGCTTGTCGCAGGCGGACAGCCCGCCGAGGAGCACGAGCGCCAGGGGCCCCGGGGTGAGGCGCCGCGAGAAGGAGAACGAGGAGGACGCTGGACGGAGGAAGGCTCGGAAAGAGATCGGGCTCACGAGCGCGCGTCTACCATAAATCAGGCAACCAGACAGGTTCCGATTGCACCCAGGGGCCTGTGCTACCGTGGGCGCGTGCCCCAGTGGAACCAGCAGGAGCCTGCGGCGCGGAGGCCCTTCGCCGCGTGGGAAGATGTACGCAGCGGCGCGGCGCACTTCCAGCACCGCCCCCTCCCGAGCCCCCAGCATCCCATCCGCGCGTTCGTCCACGGCCTGTGCCTGCCCTACCACCTGCTCCGGGCGCTCTGGGCGGACGCGGCCGCCCGGCGGCGCTACCTGTGGGTGAGCCTCCTCCAGGCCATCACCGTCCTCGTCCTGGGGGGCCTCTTCATGGACGGGGGCATGAAGGCCGTGCACCGCGCCCTCACGGACGCGCCTCCCGCCGCGGCCAGGAAGTCCCCGGTGAAGGTGGTCATCTCCCGGAACTCGGTCCACGTGGAGACGGCCGGCACCGATTCCGCACCGGAAATCCCTGAAGACGCCGAAGACGATGACACCCCGGGAAAGCCGTCGGTGACGCTGGAGGCCGAGGACCTGGCGGATATCACCTCGCTGGAGTTCTGGGCGGCGCTGCTGGCGGCCCTGCAGCTCGTCCAGTGGGGGGTCATCGCGCTGAGCCGGGACTACCACGACGCCATCGCCCGGGATGCCAGCCTGCTGACGGCGCTGGAGCCGGAGGATGGGCCCCTCACCCCCCGCGTGCGCCTCAACGTCCGGTGGATCGTCAAGGAGCTGCGCCACCGCTGGCGCTCGCTCGTGGTGTTCGTGCTGGGCACCGTCGTCCTCTCCCTCCTCACGCTGCCGCTGCCCGGCTCGCGGGTGCTGATGGCGGTGCTCGTTCCCCTGTGGAGCGCGTACTGGGTGGTGGTCTTCACCGCGAGCAAGAGCGCGCGGGCCTGGACGGATACCAGCGCGGGCGCGCCCTGGTTCCTGCGCCTGTGGACGGGGCTCACCACGCAGGTGCCCGGCTTCCGCTGGAAGCTGCTGCAGGGCTACGGCCGGTTCTGGACGGAGCGCACGCGCTTCGCCTTCTCGCCGGCGGCCGAGGTGGAGCGCCAGCCGTGGGCCTTCACCGGCCTGTCCGTGGTGCGCGCGCTGTCCATGCTGCCCGTGCTGAAGTGCTTCCTGCGCCCGCTCATCCCCGTGGCCTCCGCGCACCTGCTGGCCGCCCACCGGCACACGCTCGCCGCGCCCTCGCCCCGCACGCCGGTGGCCGATCCGGACGCGCCCGCCGCCCGGTCCGTCTGAGCCCGCGGGCTCAGGCCTTCTCGGTGGGGGCCGGCAGCAGCTTCGGCGCGTTGGGCAGGCTGCCCACCCCGGCCGCCTCCGCCTCGACGAACTGGCGCAGCTGCTGGCTCACCGCGCGGAAGAAGCCCGTGAGCAGCTCGGGGCGGTCGGCAAGCAGATCGAGGAAGTCGCGCCGGTCGATGACGAGCACCCGGGTGTCCTCCACGGCGACGACGTCGGTGGGGCGCGGGGCCCCATCCAGCAGGCTCACGTCCCCGAAGGTCTCCTTGGAGTGCTGCCGCAGCACGTGCTCGCCGTCGTGGAAGTGGTCCACCGCGCCCTCGACGATGACGTAGAGCGCGTCGCCCGGGTCGCCCTGGTTGAAGATGCGCTCGCCGGCGCGGAAGCGCACCTCGCGCGCCACGGCGGCCACCGCGGCGATGTCATCCACATCGCTCTGGGAGAAGACGCTGACGCCTTCCAGGGCGAACATCTTCTGCACCGTCACTTCGCTCATGTCGGTCTCCTGCCCGGACGGCACCACCAGCGAGCCCTGGCGCTGGGCCACGTAGCGCGCACAGGCGCGCAGCACGCTGTCCTCGCTCTGGATGAGCCCCTCCAGGTGGGACTCCAGCCGCCCCGCGGCGCCCAGGGGCAGGTCCCGGTGGTGGGCCTCCACCTGCTCCAGCACCAGCTCGCGGTCCTCCTCCGCCACGACGTTGTCCAGCAGCTCCAGCGCGTAGGCACGCCGGCGCGGATCCTTGCCCACCAAGAGCTGGTGCACGCGCCGCATCACCTGCGGCGGGTGGAACAGCCCCAGCAGGGAGAAGGACATCTCCAGGGCCTGGTCCAGCCGGTCCCCCACCGCCCGGGTGAGCAGCGAGCCATCCCCCAGCGCCGCGCGCAAGTCGCGGAAGGCCTCCACGTGCTCGCGGTACACGTCGCGCCGCCGGCCGAGCGCCTCGCGCACCCGCTCGACGTCCACGGGGAACTCCGGGTGCTCGTCGCGCAGGCGGGACATCGCCGAGCCGATGCGGAACTGCAGGAAGGCATCGTCGCGCACGTTGGAGAAGAGGAAGGCGTGCAGCGCGTCGGAGGTGGCGATGCTGCGCATGACGCGCGTGAGCTGCAGCCGCATGGCCACGGGCGCCGCGCGGTTGTTGAGCGTCACCTCCAGGAGCGGCATCACCCGGTCCCCGAGCGCCGCCAGCGCCTCGCGCGCCTCCTTGCGCTCCTCGCGCCAGGTGAGGAACGTGAGCAGCCGGGGCGCCAGCTCCAGGTACTGCCCCACCCCCGCCGCGCCGATGGCCACCCTTCGCACCGAGGAGTCCGCGTCCGAGAGGTACTGCGACAGGGGCGCCGCGAAGCGCGCGTCACTCAACCGCCCCAGCAGCCGGGCCACCTCGCGGCGCTCGGCCACCGGGGCCTGCATGCCCCGGGCGAGCAGCGCGCTCAGCGCGG
Above is a window of Stigmatella erecta DNA encoding:
- a CDS encoding bifunctional metallophosphatase/5'-nucleotidase, giving the protein MSPISFRAFLRPASSSFSFSRRLTPGPLALVLLGGLSACDKPQPPAPKPAPVAQDAGPAAPAVPPEVTLLVTGGVGGQLLPTGEGDQLKGGAAEILGRWVAEEKHCPTPLAEGQPECKDAGTLVLSTGDNWNGPALSSFFLGETTSAVMRRLGYAASALGNHELDFGREQFLKNATIGGFPFLAANLRVKDEALAKDFKVPAFQVFERRGLKVGVVGLASTKTVSAAMAGRAEGLELIGYEEALTAAVPQAQAAGADVLVVVADACPSELQPIVEKHADWKLALVVGGGRCAQPFETAKVGETAIASISRGLDKYLRAHITFDAKKPAGQKVSALDTKLIAVPAGAGAPAPDSQTAQIINGFKQQLDQRLGEQIGFSKKGLKQDSKEMVRWIAGSMREVLGTDAAVLNKKGLRQDLPPGPITLGSIYSVLPFENSLVIAKVKGGDLAQQLANPEAVISGFTAAGKNKFKDSKGKPLDPKREYTVATVEYLYFGGDGFGFDKLDAEPTETGMAWQTPVIDWTKQKGFTEAKPLEKALPK